One window from the genome of Palaemon carinicauda isolate YSFRI2023 chromosome 24, ASM3689809v2, whole genome shotgun sequence encodes:
- the LOC137618110 gene encoding uncharacterized protein: MDNGAVGSADSQYLKWACSQLPYIFNPYKFEIQQLVTNDVTLQAEIDAKFEINTPVENSLFGIVWNRADDVIYTKEFSLNPDADTKRKVLQTIASNFDVFGFNIPVFNRSRLYMHRLQCSKELAWDQVLSPSLQREWRNICRQVNGSQLVKVQRFIGQRNGKFRLKAFTDASRDFYGTVVYIEDIDSGEISFLQAKNRLINKLLKGKSVPALELNAISLGVETLMEIYRDLADPSCAKSIDIDGLDLYCDSSCALQWLQASECTYSKMQKHSVFVQNRISNIRKLCEIKPVSFIFIAGKDNPADCVTRCLSPRLVSKSFFISGPEVVPGNEFLYFTVPSSNTNTLSISVAEQSAFPGEPLLEHEKYSTLEKLKLIYRRVILCVDHWKRKAGVEVENLNNVNYSALALRKLILEDQQKHFMEIFSYFRLSSKPLKDIPPLVSQLNVFIDSDGILRVKSKFKKWYGHNKQFPILLYPKSYLTKLIIMDTHAKLLHGGVYSVLSELRKCFFIPKHFSVIKNAIKQCVSCHRFNTRSVRLNQNTYREFRSSPPAVPFSNIFVDFIGPFNVKQGAEKMKVWILCFTCTWSRAINLKICRDLSVNEYLRAFSLHVFEYGFPQLCVSDPGSQLVAGGNIITSFINDPDTKLYLESNGIKHVKFQQFFKGHSELGSLVESCVKLVKKLIFSAIKTWVLSLPDFEYLVCNVVHLANKRPIAFKESLRETEADSCPEPITPEMLVKGYELVSLNLIPDLQEVPDDPEWKMSSSPTEIIKDEYEKLRKVRYNLLEAYQNEFLSTLVAQAVDRKDRYRPVCHQKLGIGDIVLIKEPNTKTINFPLGIVKGIEENDLGETTGAIILKGKTRELIKRHVTTLIPYLKVIPDASYNSDNDDKQSSRKLSINESSPQRTLRKAAIRSRNLTRLML; the protein is encoded by the coding sequence atggacaatggagctgttggttctgctgattctcagtatttgaagtgggcttgttcacagttgccgtatattttcaacccatataagtttgagatacaacagttagtaacaaatgatgttacccttcaggctgaaattgatgcaaagtttgAAATCAATACTCCGGTTGAGAATAGCCTTTTTGGTATTGTATGGAATAGAGCTGATGATGTAATTTATACTAAGGAATTCTCGCTAAACCCAGATGCTGATACAAAACGTAAGGTTTTGCAGACTATTGCCAGTAACTTTgatgtttttggttttaatattcctGTCTTTAATAGAAGTAGACTTTATATGCATAGACTTCAGTGCTCAAAGGAGCTGGCTTGGGATCAAGTACTATCCCCCAGTCTCCAAAGGGAATGGAGGAACATTTGCAGGCAGGTGAATGGTTCCCAGCTGGTGAAAGTCCAGAGGTTCATTGggcaaagaaatggaaaatttagaCTGAAAGCATTCACAGATGCAAGTCGTGATTTTTATGGTACTGTGGTATACATTGAAGATATTGACTCGGGTGAGATTAGCTTTTTGCAGGCAAAGAACCGCTTGATCAATAAGTTGTTGAAAGGTAAGTCCGTTCCAGCACTGGAGTTGAATGCTATATCATTAGGGGTAGAAACCCTGATGGAGATTTATAGAGATCTGGCTGATCCTTCGTGTGCgaaatccattgacattgatggcttagatttgtactgtgattccagttgtgctttgcagtggctgcaagcatcagaatgtacatactccaaaatgcagaagcattcagtatttgtacagaataggataagcaatatcaggaaattatgtgaaattaaacCTGTCAGTTTTATCTTTATAGCTGGAAAAGACAATCCAGCAGACTGTGTCAcccgatgcctttctcctagacttgtctctaaatcattctttatttcagGTCCTGAGGTGGTGCCTGGCAATGAGTTTCTTTATTTCACAGTTCCTAGCTCAAACACTAATACCCTTAGTATTTCTGTTGCTGAGCAGAGTGCGTTTCCAGGTGAACCTCTTCTTGAACATGAGAAATATTCTACTTTAGAAAAGCTTAAATTGATTTACAGGAGGGTAATACTTTGTGTTGACCACTGGAAGAGGAAAGCGGGAGTTGAAGTagagaatttgaataatgtaaactattctgctttagctttaaggaaattaattctagaagatcaacagaaacactttatggaaatattttcttacttcAGACTCTCGAGTAAACCTTTGAAGGATATACCTCCACTGGTGAGCCAACTTAATGTGTTCATAGATTCAGATGGCATTTTAAGAGTAAAATCAAAGTTCAAGAAATGGTATGGACATAACAAACAGTTTCCTATATTGCTTTATCCCAAGAGTTATTTGACTAAACTAATTATAATGGATACACATGCCAAATTATTGCATGGTGGTGTCTATTCTGTCCTATCTGAGCTTCGTAAGTGCTTTTTCATTCCTAAACATTTTTCTGTCATTAAGAATGCCATTAAACAATGTGTTTCATGCCACAGGTTTAACACAAGAAGTGTGAGATTGAACCAGAACACTTATCGAGAATTTCGTTCTAGTCCCCCTGCTGttccattttctaatatttttgttgatttcattggACCATTTAATGTTAAACAGGGAGCTGAAAAGATGAAGGTATGGATTTTGTGTTTCACCTGCACTTGGTCAAGGGCTATTAATTTGAAGATATGTCGAGATTTAAGTGTGAATGAGTATTTGAGAGCCTTTTCATTACATGTTTTTGAATATGGATTCCCGCAGCTTTGTGTTAGTGATCCAGGCTcgcagttggtggcaggaggtaacataatcactagcttcatcaatgatcctgacactaaattgtatttggagtCTAATGGCATTAAGCATGTAAAGTTTCAGCAATTCTTTAAAGGCCATAGTGAGCTAGGATCACTTGTAGAGTCTTGCGTAAAATTAgtgaagaaacttattttttcagcTATTAAAACTTGGGTACTTTCTTTGCCTGATTTTGAATATTTAGTGTGTAATGTTGTTCATTTGGCTAATAAGAGGCCAATAGCCTTTAAGGAATCTTTAAGGGAGACTGAGGCAGATTCTTGCCCAGAGCCCATAACTCCAGAAATGTTAGTCAAGGGGTATGAGCTGGTGTCGTTGAATTTAATTCCAGATTTACAAGAGGTACCTGATGATCCTGAGTGGAAGATGAGTAGCAGCCCTACAGAAATAATAAAGGATGAGTATGAAAAACTTCGTAAGGTTAGGtataatcttctagaagcttaccagAATGAGTTTTTAAGTACCCTGGTAGCTCAGGCTGTGGACCGCAAGGACAGATATAGACCAGTTTGTCACCAGAAGTTGGGCATTGGTGATATAGTCCTCATCAAAGAACCAAACACTAAAACCATTAATTTTCCATTGGGAATTGTGAAGGGTATAGAGGAGAATGATTTGGGGGAAACTACTGGGGCTATTATACTTAAAGGGAAGACTCGTGAGTTGATTAAAAGACATGTCACTACTTTAATCCCTTATCTTAAGGTAATTCCAGATGCATCCTACAACTCGGATAATGACGACAAACAGAGCTCCCGTAAGTTGTCTATTAATGAGAGTTCACCCCAAAGGACTCTCAGGAAAGCTGCCATTAGGAGCAGAAATTTGACTCGACTTATGTTATAG